Proteins from one Mercurialis annua linkage group LG7, ddMerAnnu1.2, whole genome shotgun sequence genomic window:
- the LOC126656038 gene encoding cytochrome P450 81Q32-like, with product MEDITHYLYPSISLLLFLVTLFKFHLSKTTHKNLPPSPPYSLPFLGHLYLLKHPIHRVFYNLSQKYGPIISLKLGSRPAVIISSPSVVEECFTKNDVVLANRPEFILSKYVLHNRNNIISVPYGDHWRNLRRIGTIEIFSNNRLNVFISSRKDEIKQLLSDLYRRGSQNFTRVELKPMFTNATFNIVMQMVAGKTYYGDNVSNEEQAGQFREIIEEIFSYGGISNSEDFFPILRWINGGKLEKKLKILSKKTDKFLQVLIEEHRSKKKGLESIRTLIDRLLSLQESEPHHYKDEVIKGLILVILLAGTDTAAVTSEWAMASLVNHPDILHKAKTEIDLQIGQERLLEESDLPKLPYLQNIISETLRLYPAGPLLVPHYSSSDCIIGGYNIPKKTIVLINAWAIHRDPTIWDDPSSFRPERFEADHKRGDHDTYSFIPFGTGRRACPGVGLAQRIVGLTIGSLIQCFEWKRVDEKLVDMSEGKGVSMPKAEPLEVMCKARTIMTKVLAEGS from the exons ATGGAAGATATTACCCATTACCTCTACCCATCCATTTCTCTTCTCTTGTTTTTGGTCACATTATTCAAATTCCACCTCTCAAAAACAACCCACAAAAACCTCCCACCAAGCCCACCGTATTCTCTTCCATTCCTCGGCCATCTCTATCTCTTAAAACACCCGATCCACCGCGTTTTCTACAACTTATCTCAAAAATACGGCCCTATCATTTCCCTAAAATTAGGGTCTCGTCCTGCGGTGATCATCTCATCGCCATCAGTAGTCGAGGAATGCTTCActaaaaacgacgtcgttttggccAACCGCCCCGAGTTCATCTTAAGCAAATACGTCCTCCATAACCGCAACAACATTATCTCCGTACCCTACGGAGATCACTGGCGTAACCTCCGTCGCATAGGAACAATcgaaattttttcaaataaccGCCTTAACGTCTTTATAAGCAGTCGAAAAGATGAAATAAAGCAATTATTATCGGATTTATATCGTCGTGGCAGTCAGAATTTTACGCGGGTGGAGCTAAAACCGATGTTCACGAACGCGACTTTTAACATTGTAATGCAAATGGTTGCAGGGAAAACATACTACGGAGATAACGTGAGTAACGAGGAACAAGCGGGGCAGTTCAGGGAGATTATAGAAGAGATTTTTAGCTATGGTGGGATATCAAATTCGGAAGATTTTTTTCCCATTTTGAGGTGGATCAATGGCGGTAAGCTTGAAAAGAAACTGAAAATTTTGTCTAAAAAAACAGACAAGTTTTTGCAGGTTTTGATCGAAGAACATCGGAGTAAGAAAAAGGGGTTAGAGAGCATACGTACATTGATTGATCGTTTGCTTTCTTTGCAAGAGTCGGAGCCTCACCATTACAAAGATGAGGTTATTAAAGGGCTTATATTG GTCATATTATTAGCAGGGACAGACACTGCTGCAGTGACATCAGAATGGGCAATGGCAAGTTTAGTAAATCATCCAGATATCCTACACAAAGCTAAAACAGAAATAGATTTACAAATCGGACAAGAACGATTACTTGAAGAATCAGATCTTCCAAAGTTACCCTATCTTCAAAACATCATATCGGAAACCCTACGATTATACCCTGCAGGCCCACTTCTAGTACCACATTACTCCTCTAGCGACTGCATTATTGGTGGCTACAATATACCTAAAAAAACGATCGTATTGATTAATGCATGGGCTATTCATAGAGATCCGACGATTTGGGACGATCCTTCGAGCTTTAGACCTGAGAGATTTGAGGCAGATCATAAACGCGGTGATCATGACACGTATAGTTTTATTCCATTTGGTACGGGTAGAAGGGCTTGTCCTGGAGTAGGGTTAGCTCAACGCATTGTGGGATTGACTATCGGATCGTTGATTCAGTGTTTTGAATGGAAAAGGGTGGACGAGAAGTTGGTCGATATGAGCGAAGGTAAAGGCGTTTCTATGCCGAAAGCTGAGCCTTTGGAAGTCATGTGTAAAGCACGTACAATCATGACCAAAGTTCTTGCTGAAGGTTCTTAA
- the LOC126656039 gene encoding cytochrome P450 81Q32-like produces MEDITLSLYTSISILFLFLTLFKFHLSKTSHRNLPPSPPYALPFLGHLYRLKQPIHRVFYSLSQNYGPIISLKLGSRLTVIVSSPSAVEECFTKNDVVLANRPEFILSKYVHYNHNNIISVPYGDHWRNLRRIGTIEIFSTNRLNVFISSRKDETKQLLSDLYRRGGQEFTRVELKPMFTNATFNVVMQMVAGKRYYGDDVSNADQARQFREIIEEIFSYGGISNLEDFFPILRWINGGKLEKKLKILSKKTDKFLQVLIDEHRSKKKGLASVRTLIDRLLSLQESEPNHYKDEVIKGLILVILLAGTDTATVTLEWAMASLVNYPDILHKAKTEIDLQIGQERLLEESDLPNLPYLQNIISETLRLYPAGPLLVPHYSSSDCIIGGYNIPKNTIVLINAWAIHRDPTIWDDPSSFRPERFEAYYKHGDHHAYNFIPFGTGRRACPGIGLAQRVLGLTIGSLIQCFEWKRVDEKLVDMSEGKGISMPKAEPLEVMCKARTIMNKVLAEVS; encoded by the exons ATGGAAGATATTACCCTTAGCCTCTACACATCCATTTCTATTCTCTTTCTATTTCTCACACTATTCAAATTCCACCTCTCGAAAACAAGCCACCGAAACCTCCCTCCAAGCCCGCCGTACGCTCTTCCATTTCTCGGCCATCTCTATCGCTTAAAACAACCGATCCACCGCGTTTTCTACAGCTTATCTCAAAACTACGGCCCTATCATTTCCCTCAAATTAGGGTCTCGTCTTACGGTGATTGTCTCATCGCCATCAGCAGTCGAGGAATGCTTCActaaaaacgacgtcgttttggccAACCGCCCCGAGTTCATCTTAAGCAAATACGTCCACTATAACCACAACAACATTATCTCCGTACCCTACGGAGATCACTGGCGTAACCTCCGTCGCATAGGAACAATCGAAATTTTCTCAACTAACCGCCTTAACGTCTTTATAAGCAGTCGAAAAGATGAAACAAAGCAATTATTATCGGATTTATATCGTCGTGGCGGTCAAGAGTTTACGCGGGTGGAGCTAAAACCGATGTTCACAAACGCGACTTTTAACGTTGTAATGCAAATGGTTGCAGGGAAAAGATATTACGGAGATGACGTGAGCAATGCGGATCAAGCGAGACAGTTCCGGGAGATTATAGAAGAGATATTTAGTTATGGTGGGATATCAAATTTGGAAGATTTTTTTCCCATTTTGAGGTGGATCAATGGCGGTAAGCTTGAAAAGAAACTGAAAATTCTGTCTAAAAAAACAGACAAATTTTTGCAGGTTTTGATTGATGAACATCGAAGTAAGAAAAAGGGGTTAGCGAGTGTACGTACATTGATTGATCGTTTGCTTTCTTTGCAAGAGTCTGAGCCGAACCATTACAAAGATGAGGTTATCAAAGGACTTATACTG GTCATATTATTAGCAGGGACAGACACGGCAACTGTGACATTAGAATGGGCAATGGCAAGTCTAGTTAATTATCCAGATATTCTACACAAAGCTAAAACAGAAATAGATTTACAGATTGGACAAGAACGATTACTCGAAGAATCAGATCTTCCAAACTTACCCTATCTTCAAAACATCATATCAGAAACCCTACGTTTATATCCCGCTGGCCCGCTTCTAGTACCACACTACTCCTCTAGCGACTGCATAATTGGTGGCTACAATATACCCAAAAACACAATCGTACTGATTAATGCATGGGCTATTCATAGAGATCCGACTATTTGGGACGATCCTTCGAGTTTTCGGCCAGAGAGGTTCGAAGCTTATTATAAACACGGTGATCATCACGcatataattttattccatTTGGTACGGGTAGAAGGGCATGTCCCGGAATAGGGTTGGCTCAACGCGTTTTGGGATTGACTATCGGATCTTTGATTCAGTGTTTTGAATGGAAAAGGGTGGACGAGAAGTTGGTCGATATGAGTGAAGGTAAAGGCATTTCTATGCCGAAAGCCGAGCCGTTGGAAGTCATGTGTAAAGCACGTACAATCATGAACAAGGTTCTTGCTGAAGTTTCTTAA